The proteins below come from a single Solea senegalensis isolate Sse05_10M linkage group LG2, IFAPA_SoseM_1, whole genome shotgun sequence genomic window:
- the LOC122765008 gene encoding trace amine-associated receptor 13c-like, which yields MGLIKEEEDTALTLVMENSELCFPHLLNASCRRPKHTHFEAIFIYVLASFISLLTVFLNLMVIISISHFRQLQTPTNTLLLSLAVSDFLVGFLMCFHIMFIDGCWLLGDGVCVTYQYLAYIITSSSVGTMVLISVDRYVAICDPMFYSTKITMKRVKICIVLSWFCSSSFQGLNLSDNLKHPGRYNTCIGECIFVINYIVGLADLIITFIVPITVIIVLYTRVFVVAVSHARAMRSQIAAVTHGSAKGSEIKAAGTLGVVIVVFLLCICPYYCVTLVGENTVLTASSVISGVSLFYLNSCLNPMIYAFFYPWFRKSIKLIVTLKLLQRDSCEANML from the exons ATGGGATTGattaaagaagaggaggaca CTGCTCTTACTCTGGTGATGGAGAACAGTGAACTCTGTTTCCCACATCTCCTCAACGCCTCCTGCAGGAGGCCAAAACATACTCATTTTGAGGCTATTTTTATTTACGTCCTGGCATCCTTTATTTCtctgctcactgtgtttctcaacCTGATGgtcatcatctccatctcccacttcag gcaGCTCCAAACTCCCAccaacaccctcctcctctctctggctgtctcaGATTTCCTCGTTGGTTTCCTCATGTGCTTTCACATTATGTTCATAGACGGCTGCTGGCTCCTcggagacggtgtgtgtgttacgTATCAGTATTTGGCATATATCATCACTTCCTCTTCAGTAGGAACCATGGTGCTCATATCTGTTGACCGCTATGTGGCTATTTGTGATCCTATGTTTTACTccacaaaaatcacaatgaaaagAGTTAAGATCTGCATTGTTTTGAGTTGGTTTTGCTCTTCATCCTTCCAAGGTCTAAACCTAAGTGATAACCTGAAACATCCAGGCAGGTATAACACTTGCATTGGAGAGTGCATTTTTGTCATTAATTATATTGTTGGACTTGCAGATCTTATTATAACCTTCATTGTTCccattactgttattattgtgttgtatacAAGAGtctttgtggtggctgtgtctcacgCTCGTGCCATGCGGTCCCAGATTGCAGCTGTCACACATGGCTCTGCTAAAGGGTCAGAGATTAAAGCAGCCGGTACTCTTGGAGTCGTTATAGTTGTCTTTCTGTTATGTATCTGCCCTTATTACTGTGTCACTCTTGTGGGTGAAAACACTGTGCTCACTGCTTCATCTGTTATCTCTGGAGTAtctttgttttatcttaacTCCTGTTTGAACCCTATGATCTATGCCTTTTTTTACCCCTGGTTTAGAAAATCTATTAAACTCATTGTTACACTGAAGCTACTGCAGAGAGACTCCTGTGAGGCCAACATGCTGTAG
- the LOC122783580 gene encoding trace amine-associated receptor 13c-like has protein sequence MENSELCFPHLLNASCRRPKHTHFEAIFIYVLASFISLLTVFLNLMVIISISHFRQLQSPTNTLLLSLAVSDFLVGFLMCFHIMFIDGCWLLGDGVCVMYQNLAYIITSSSVGTMVLISVDRYVAICDPMFYSTKITMKRVKICIVLSWFCSSSFQGLNLSDNLKHPGRYNTCIGECIVVINYIVGLADLILTFIVPITVIIVLYTRVFVVAVSHARAMRSQIAAVTHGSAKRSEIKAAGTLGVVIVVFLLCICPYYCVALVGENTVLTASSVVFVVSLFYLNSCLNPMIYAFFYPWFRKSVKLIVTLKLLQRDSREANML, from the exons ATGGAGAACAGTGAACTCTGTTTCCCACATCTCCTCAACGCCTCCTGCAGGAGGCCAAAACATACTCATTTTGAGGCTATTTTTATTTACGTCCTGGCATCCTTTATTTCtctgctcactgtgtttctcaacCTGATGgtcatcatctccatctcccacttcag gcaGCTCCAATCTCCCAccaacaccctcctcctctctctggctgtctcaGATTTCCTCGTTGGTTTCCTCATGTGCTTTCACATTATGTTCATAGACGGCTGCTGGCTGCTcggagacggtgtgtgtgttatgtatcAGAATTTGGCATATATCATCACTTCCTCTTCAGTAGGAACCATGGTGCTCATATCTGTTGACCGCTATGTGGCTATTTGTGATCCTATGTTTTACTccacaaaaatcacaatgaaaagAGTTAAGATCTGCATTGTTTTGAGTTGGTTTTGCTCTTCATCCTTCCAAGGTCTAAACCTAAGTGATAACCTGAAACATCCAGGCAGGTATAACACTTGCATTGGAGAGTGCATTGTTGTCATTAACTACATTGTTGGACTTGCAGATCTTATTTTAACCTTCATTGTTCccattactgttattattgtgttgtatacAAGAGtctttgtggtggctgtgtctcacgCTCGTGCCATGCGGTCCCAGATTGCAGCCGTCACACATGGCTCTGCTAAAAGGTCAGAGATTAAAGCGGCCGGTACTCTTGGAGTCGTTATAGTTGTCTTTCTGTTATGTATCTGCCCTTATTACTGTGTCGCTCTTGTGGGTGAAAACACTGTGCTCACTGCTTCATCTGTTGTCTTTGTAGTAtctttgttttatcttaacTCCTGTTTGAACCCTATGATCTATGCCTTCTTTTACCCCTGGTTTAGAAAATCTGTTAAACTCATTGTTACACTGAAGCTACTGCAGAGAGACTCCCGTGAGGCCAACATGCTGTAG
- the LOC122783547 gene encoding trace amine-associated receptor 13c-like, with the protein MENSELCFPHLLNASCRRPKHTHFEAIFIYVLASFISLLTVFLNLMVIISISHFRQLQTPTNTLLLSLAVSDFLVGFLMCFHIMFIDGCWLLGDGVCVTYQYLAYIITSSSVGTMVLISVDRYVAICDPMFYSTKITMKRVKICIVLSWFCSSSFQGLNLSDNLKHPGRYNTCIGECIVVINYIVGFADLILTFIGPITIIIVLYTRVFVVAVSHARAMRSQIAAVTHGSAKGSEIKAAGTLGVVIVVFLLCICPYYCVALVGEDPVLTASSVIFVVSLFYLNSCLNPMIYAFFYPWFRKSIKLIVTLKLLQRDSCEANML; encoded by the exons ATGGAGAACAGTGAACTCTGTTTCCCACATCTCCTCAACGCCTCATGCAGGAGGCCAAAACATACTCACTTTGAGGCTATTTTTATTTACGTCCTGGCATCCTTTATTTCtctgctcactgtgtttctcaacctgatggtcatcatctctatctcccacttcag gcaGCTCCAAACTCCCAccaacaccctcctcctctctctggctgtctcaGATTTCCTCGTTGGTTTCCTCATGTGCTTTCACATTATGTTCATAGACGGCTGCTGGCTCCTcggagacggtgtgtgtgttacgTATCAGTATTTGGCATATATCATCACTTCCTCTTCAGTAGGAACCATGGTGCTCATATCTGTTGACCGCTATGTGGCTATTTGTGATCCTATGTTTTACTccacaaaaatcacaatgaaaagAGTTAAGATCTGCATTGTTTTGAGTTGGTTTTGCTCTTCATCCTTCCAAGGTCTAAACCTAAGTGATAACCTGAAACATCCAGGCAGGTATAACACTTGCATTGGAGAGTGTATTGTTGTCATTAATTATATTGTTGGATTTGCAGATCTTATTTTAACCTTCATTGGTcccattactattattattgtgttgtatacAAGAGtctttgtggtggctgtgtctcacgCTCGTGCCATGCGGTCCCAGATTGCAGCCGTCACACATGGCTCTGCTAAAGGGTCAGAGATTAAAGCAGCCGGTACTCTTGGAGTCGTTATAGTTGTCTTTCTGTTATGTATCTGCCCTTATTACTGTGTCGCTCTTGTGGGTGAAGACCCTGTGCTCACTGCTTCATCTGTTATCTTTGTAGTAtctttgttttatcttaacTCCTGTTTGAACCCTATGATCTATGCCTTCTTTTACCCCTGGTTTAGAAAATCTATTAAACTCATTGTTACACTGAAGCTACTGCAGAGAGACTCCTGTGAGGCCAACATGCTGTAG